A genomic region of Mesorhizobium sp. NZP2077 contains the following coding sequences:
- the hutU gene encoding urocanate hydratase — MNNPRHNIREVRAPRGDKLNARYWTTEAPLRMLMNNLDPEVAENPNELVVYGGIGRAARTWNDFDSIVASLKTLGEDETLLVQSGKPVGVFRTHADAPRVLIANSNLVPHWANWDKFNELDKKGLMMYGQMTAGSWIYIGTQGIVQGTYETFVEAGRQHYGGNLKGKWILTGGLGGMGGAQPLAAVMAGACCLAIECNPDSIDFRLRTRYVDEKAETLDEAMEMIERWTKAGEAKSVGLLGNAAEIVPEMFRRGIRPDMVTDQTSAHDPINGYLPKGWTMAEWREKRVSDPKAVEKAARASMREHVEAMVAFWNAGVPTLDYGNNIRQVAKDEGFENAFAFPGFVPAYIRPLFCRGIGPFRWAALSGDPEDIYKTDAKVRELTPGNTHLHNWLDMARERIAFQGLPARICWVGLGDRHRLGLAFNEMVAKGELKAPVVIGRDHLDSGSVASPNRETEAMKDGSDAVSDWPLLNALLNTASGATWVSLHHGGGVGMGFSQHAGMVIVADGTPDAARRLERVLWNDPATGVMRHADAGYDIAIDCAREHQLNLPGILG; from the coding sequence ATGAACAATCCTCGCCACAACATTCGCGAAGTCCGTGCGCCGCGCGGCGACAAGCTCAACGCCCGCTATTGGACGACCGAAGCGCCGCTGCGCATGCTGATGAACAATCTCGACCCCGAGGTTGCCGAAAACCCCAACGAATTGGTCGTCTATGGCGGCATTGGCCGCGCCGCGCGCACCTGGAACGATTTCGACAGCATCGTCGCCTCGCTGAAGACGCTTGGCGAGGACGAGACACTGTTGGTGCAGTCCGGCAAGCCGGTCGGCGTGTTCCGCACGCACGCCGATGCGCCGCGTGTGCTGATCGCCAATTCCAACCTCGTGCCGCACTGGGCGAATTGGGACAAATTCAACGAGCTCGATAAGAAGGGCTTGATGATGTACGGCCAGATGACGGCCGGCTCGTGGATCTACATCGGCACGCAAGGCATCGTGCAGGGCACTTACGAGACCTTCGTCGAAGCCGGCCGCCAGCACTATGGCGGCAACCTCAAGGGCAAATGGATCCTGACCGGCGGCCTCGGCGGCATGGGCGGCGCCCAGCCGCTGGCCGCCGTCATGGCCGGCGCCTGCTGCCTGGCCATCGAATGCAACCCGGATTCGATCGATTTCCGCTTGCGCACCCGCTATGTCGACGAGAAGGCGGAGACGCTCGACGAAGCGATGGAAATGATCGAGCGCTGGACCAAGGCCGGCGAGGCGAAGTCGGTCGGCCTGCTCGGCAATGCGGCTGAGATCGTGCCCGAAATGTTCAGGCGCGGCATCCGCCCCGACATGGTCACCGACCAGACCTCGGCCCACGATCCCATCAACGGCTATCTGCCGAAGGGCTGGACGATGGCCGAGTGGCGCGAGAAGCGCGTCAGCGACCCCAAGGCGGTCGAAAAGGCGGCCCGCGCTTCCATGCGCGAACACGTCGAGGCTATGGTGGCTTTCTGGAACGCCGGCGTGCCGACGCTCGACTATGGCAACAACATCCGCCAAGTCGCCAAGGACGAAGGTTTCGAGAACGCCTTTGCCTTCCCCGGCTTCGTGCCGGCCTATATCCGCCCGCTGTTCTGCCGCGGCATCGGCCCGTTCCGTTGGGCGGCACTCTCCGGCGATCCGGAGGACATCTACAAGACCGACGCCAAGGTGCGCGAACTCACCCCCGGCAACACCCATCTGCACAATTGGCTGGACATGGCGCGCGAGCGCATTGCGTTCCAGGGCCTGCCGGCGCGCATCTGCTGGGTCGGCCTCGGTGACCGCCACCGGCTGGGCCTTGCCTTCAACGAGATGGTGGCCAAGGGCGAACTCAAGGCGCCAGTCGTGATCGGCCGCGATCACCTTGATTCGGGCTCGGTCGCTTCGCCCAATCGTGAGACGGAAGCGATGAAGGACGGTTCCGACGCCGTGTCCGACTGGCCGCTGCTCAACGCGCTGCTCAACACCGCGTCGGGCGCCACCTGGGTGTCGCTGCATCATGGCGGCGGCGTCGGCATGGGCTTCTCGCAGCACGCCGGCATGGTCATCGTTGCCGACGGCACGCCGGACGCCGCAAGGCGGCTGGAGCGGGTGCTGTGGAACGACCCGGCGACCGGCGTCATGCGTCACGCCGATGCCGGCTACGACATCGCCATTGACTGCGCCAGGGAACACCAGCTCAACCTGCCAGGCATTCTCGGGTGA
- the hutG gene encoding N-formylglutamate deformylase — MAATPWLTVSQGTAPLLVSIPHTGIDLAGLESRLVSPWLGRRDCDWWIDNLYDFAGSLGATVVHTAISRTVIDVNRDPSGASLYPGQATTGLCPTETFDGDPLYREGEEPGPSEVDERREKFFVPYHAALQAEIDRLRGLHDKIVLYDCHSIRSVLPRLFEGALPVFNLGTNDGKSADPNLQAMVSQIMAETGETSVVNGRFKGGWITRHFGQPQQGVHALQMELSNRGYMRETEEKGEPDNWPVPYDADFAAPIRATLETILKTAIAWAHG, encoded by the coding sequence ATGGCCGCCACACCCTGGCTCACCGTCAGCCAAGGCACGGCACCCCTGCTGGTGTCGATCCCGCACACCGGCATCGACCTTGCCGGCCTCGAAAGTCGGCTGGTCTCGCCCTGGCTCGGCCGCCGCGATTGCGACTGGTGGATCGATAACCTCTATGACTTCGCCGGCAGCCTCGGCGCCACCGTCGTCCACACCGCGATCTCGCGCACCGTCATCGACGTCAACCGCGATCCGTCCGGCGCCTCGCTCTACCCGGGCCAGGCCACGACCGGCCTGTGCCCGACCGAGACATTCGATGGTGATCCGCTCTACCGCGAGGGCGAAGAGCCGGGGCCGTCGGAGGTCGACGAGCGTCGCGAAAAATTCTTCGTGCCGTACCATGCCGCCTTGCAGGCCGAGATCGACCGGCTGCGAGGCCTGCACGACAAGATCGTCCTCTACGATTGCCACTCTATTCGCTCGGTGCTGCCGCGCCTGTTCGAAGGCGCGCTGCCAGTGTTCAACCTAGGCACCAATGACGGCAAGAGCGCTGATCCGAATCTGCAGGCAATGGTCAGCCAGATCATGGCCGAAACCGGCGAAACCTCTGTCGTCAACGGTCGCTTCAAGGGCGGCTGGATCACACGCCATTTTGGCCAACCGCAACAGGGTGTCCACGCCTTGCAGATGGAGCTGTCCAACCGCGGCTACATGCGCGAGACCGAGGAAAAGGGTGAGCCGGACAATTGGCCAGTACCCTATGACGCCGATTTCGCTGCGCCGATACGCGCAACGCTGGAGACCATTCTGAAAACCGCGATTGCCTGGGCGCACGGCTGA
- a CDS encoding HutD family protein, translating into MRILRAADYRVMPWKNGGGTTTEIAVSPDGAGLDDFDWRVSMARVEGSGPFSSFAGIDRTLSVLEGEGIVLDVAGQPAARLTPASAPFFFAADLPTSAALIGGVITDLNVMTRRGRTLHSVERLAISRPVEIATEAGSTLILCHKGEAVFPDAGSIRLEPLDTLLIGRDAPILRVEPVRDTTLFVIRITIAV; encoded by the coding sequence ATGCGCATCCTTCGTGCCGCCGACTACCGCGTCATGCCGTGGAAGAACGGCGGCGGTACGACGACCGAGATCGCCGTCTCGCCAGACGGCGCCGGTCTCGACGACTTCGACTGGCGCGTGTCGATGGCGCGCGTCGAGGGTAGCGGGCCGTTCTCCAGCTTTGCCGGCATCGATCGCACGTTGTCGGTGTTGGAAGGCGAGGGGATCGTGCTCGATGTCGCCGGTCAGCCGGCGGCGCGGCTGACACCGGCTTCGGCGCCTTTCTTCTTCGCGGCCGACCTGCCGACCAGCGCCGCCCTGATCGGCGGCGTGATCACCGATCTCAACGTCATGACCCGCCGCGGCCGCACGCTGCATTCGGTCGAACGCCTGGCGATTTCGCGGCCCGTGGAGATCGCAACCGAGGCCGGTTCAACTCTCATCCTTTGTCACAAGGGCGAAGCTGTTTTCCCCGACGCCGGGTCAATTCGCCTTGAGCCGCTCGACACGCTGCTGATCGGGCGGGATGCACCTATCCTGCGGGTTGAGCCCGTTCGGGACACGACTCTGTTCGTCATTCGGATAACCATCGCGGTCTGA
- the hutI gene encoding imidazolonepropionase produces the protein MVGANGKSGFRLWRNARLATMAGGTAGLGVVEKGAIAARDGLIVYAGAEAEMPASLGQGAETIDCEGRWIMPGLIDCHTHLVYAGNRANEFEMRLAGATYEEVARAGGGIVSSVKSLRAASEDELVAQTLPRLDALMAEGVTTVEVKSGYGLDLDNEKKSLRAARRLANERPVTVRTTCLAAHALPPEAKGDKDAFIDLVAKQIVPAVAADGLADAVDGFCEGIAFSPEQMARVFDAAKALGLPVKLHADQLSNLHGAALAASYGALSADHLEYTDEAGAAAMAKAGTVATILPGAYYFIRETKKPPVDLFRRHGVKMAVATDSNPGTSPLTSLLLTMNMAATLFGLTVDECLAGVTREAARALGLLDKAGTLEAGKSADLAIWDIERPAELVYRMGFNPLHARIWRGQ, from the coding sequence ATGGTTGGAGCAAACGGGAAGAGCGGCTTTCGTCTGTGGCGCAATGCGCGGCTGGCGACCATGGCTGGCGGCACGGCTGGCCTCGGCGTCGTCGAGAAGGGCGCAATTGCTGCCCGCGACGGGCTTATCGTCTATGCCGGCGCCGAAGCTGAGATGCCGGCTTCGCTTGGGCAGGGCGCCGAGACCATCGATTGCGAGGGCCGCTGGATCATGCCCGGCCTGATCGACTGCCACACCCATCTTGTCTATGCCGGCAACCGCGCCAACGAATTCGAGATGCGGCTGGCCGGCGCCACCTATGAAGAAGTGGCCCGCGCCGGCGGCGGTATTGTTTCATCGGTCAAGTCGCTGCGCGCGGCAAGCGAGGATGAGCTCGTTGCCCAGACGCTGCCGCGCCTCGATGCGCTGATGGCGGAAGGCGTCACGACTGTCGAAGTCAAATCGGGCTACGGCCTCGATCTCGACAATGAGAAGAAGTCTCTGCGCGCCGCCCGCCGGCTTGCGAATGAGCGCCCCGTCACCGTCCGCACGACGTGCCTCGCCGCACACGCACTGCCGCCCGAAGCCAAGGGTGACAAGGACGCTTTTATCGATTTGGTCGCCAAGCAGATCGTTCCAGCGGTTGCCGCCGACGGACTGGCCGATGCGGTCGACGGTTTTTGCGAAGGCATAGCCTTCTCCCCTGAGCAGATGGCGCGCGTTTTCGATGCCGCCAAGGCCTTGGGCCTGCCGGTCAAGCTTCACGCCGACCAACTGTCCAACCTGCACGGGGCAGCGCTTGCTGCCAGCTATGGCGCGCTGTCCGCCGACCATCTCGAATATACGGACGAGGCGGGCGCTGCCGCGATGGCGAAGGCCGGGACGGTGGCGACCATCCTGCCCGGCGCGTATTACTTCATCCGCGAAACCAAGAAGCCGCCTGTCGACCTGTTCCGCCGTCATGGCGTCAAGATGGCGGTGGCGACGGACAGCAATCCCGGCACTTCGCCGCTCACCTCGCTGTTGCTCACCATGAATATGGCCGCGACGCTCTTTGGCTTGACCGTCGATGAATGCCTCGCCGGCGTCACCCGCGAGGCCGCGCGAGCCCTCGGCCTTCTCGACAAGGCCGGCACACTGGAAGCCGGAAAATCCGCCGATCTGGCGATCTGGGACATCGAGCGTCCCGCCGAACTCGTTTACCGCATGGGCTTCAACCCGCTCCATGCCCGCATCTGGAGAGGACAATGA
- the hutH gene encoding histidine ammonia-lyase, translating into MTELTLKPGNATLADWRAIYRGAVPKLDDACRPKIKASAEAVARIVAKGEPVYGINTGFGKLASVRIPAEDLETLQRNIVLSHAAGVGEPMPVAIARLMMALKLASLAQGASGVRPETIELLEAMLANDVIPVVPAQGSVGASGDLAPLSHMTAVMIGVGECFTPHGRFPAKVAFVSHGLEPVTLGAKEGLALLNGTQFSTAYALAALFEAEVLYQSALVAGALSTDAAKGSDAPFDPRIHVLRKHPGQIETADALRSLMAGSAIRESHRVGDERVQDPYCLRCQPQVMGAALTVLRQAADTLGTEANGVTDNPLIFAEDDTALSGGNFHAEPVAFAADMIALAVCEIGSLSERRIAMLVDPALSGMPAFLTPKPGLNSGFMIPQVTAAALVSENKQKAYPASVDSIPTSANQEDHVSMAAHGARRLIGMVENATAVIGIELLAAAQGCDFHQPLPSSDALEAVRKLVRAEVPHLDNDRHFHPDMEKAIAMVRSGATVRAAGAVALPSISGAA; encoded by the coding sequence ATGACCGAACTGACCCTGAAGCCCGGCAATGCGACACTGGCTGACTGGCGCGCCATCTACCGTGGCGCCGTGCCGAAGCTGGATGATGCCTGCCGCCCAAAGATCAAGGCAAGCGCCGAGGCTGTCGCCAGGATCGTTGCCAAGGGTGAGCCGGTCTACGGCATCAACACCGGTTTCGGCAAACTCGCCAGCGTGCGCATCCCGGCCGAGGATCTCGAGACCTTGCAGCGCAACATCGTGCTGTCGCATGCGGCCGGGGTCGGCGAGCCGATGCCGGTCGCCATCGCTCGCCTGATGATGGCGCTGAAACTCGCCAGCCTGGCGCAGGGTGCCTCCGGCGTCCGCCCCGAGACGATCGAGCTGCTGGAAGCGATGCTTGCCAACGACGTCATCCCCGTCGTGCCCGCGCAAGGCTCCGTCGGCGCTTCCGGCGACCTTGCCCCGCTGTCACACATGACGGCGGTGATGATCGGCGTCGGCGAATGTTTTACGCCGCATGGCCGCTTCCCGGCCAAGGTCGCTTTCGTCTCGCACGGCCTGGAGCCAGTGACATTGGGCGCCAAGGAAGGTCTGGCGCTGCTCAACGGCACGCAGTTCTCGACCGCCTATGCGCTTGCCGCTTTGTTCGAGGCCGAGGTGCTCTACCAGTCGGCGCTGGTGGCCGGCGCGCTGTCGACCGACGCGGCAAAGGGTTCCGACGCCCCGTTCGATCCGCGTATCCATGTGCTGAGGAAGCATCCCGGCCAGATCGAGACGGCTGACGCGCTGCGCAGTCTGATGGCCGGCAGCGCCATCCGTGAATCACACCGTGTCGGCGACGAGCGCGTGCAGGATCCCTATTGCCTGCGTTGCCAGCCACAGGTCATGGGCGCCGCACTCACCGTGCTGCGTCAGGCGGCGGACACGCTGGGCACGGAGGCCAATGGCGTCACCGACAATCCGCTGATCTTCGCCGAGGACGATACCGCGCTCTCCGGCGGCAATTTCCACGCCGAGCCGGTGGCTTTCGCCGCCGATATGATCGCGCTTGCTGTCTGCGAGATCGGCTCGCTGTCCGAACGCCGCATCGCCATGCTGGTCGACCCTGCGCTGTCCGGCATGCCGGCCTTCCTGACGCCGAAGCCCGGCCTAAACTCCGGCTTCATGATCCCTCAGGTGACGGCGGCGGCACTCGTCTCCGAAAACAAGCAGAAGGCCTATCCGGCCAGCGTCGATTCGATCCCGACGTCGGCCAATCAGGAAGACCACGTTTCGATGGCCGCGCACGGCGCGCGCCGGCTGATCGGCATGGTCGAGAATGCGACGGCTGTGATCGGCATCGAATTGCTGGCCGCCGCGCAAGGGTGCGATTTCCACCAGCCGCTGCCGTCGAGCGATGCGCTGGAGGCCGTGCGCAAGCTGGTCCGGGCCGAAGTGCCGCATCTCGACAATGACCGGCACTTTCATCCCGACATGGAAAAGGCAATCGCCATGGTGCGCAGTGGCGCGACCGTCAGGGCTGCAGGCGCGGTGGCGCTGCCGTCGATTTCGGGAGCGGCGTGA